From Macrobrachium rosenbergii isolate ZJJX-2024 chromosome 22, ASM4041242v1, whole genome shotgun sequence, the proteins below share one genomic window:
- the LOC136850606 gene encoding MDS1 and EVI1 complex locus protein EVI1-A-like has product MLVPRAAPVCAMPAASPSRPGPHIPRPFTPAPGYAQYQMAAAHVSQIPAGYHIRPPGPGPRYLGVPPKNHLAAALTQPSPPAFPKSRSPRPSLVHYEASGPPARSMPSSFRPVGIHGSLSSPKQASVCPEARSSYPAPDLPDSHPMPWSSDAPLPASDMPFDLSTHNREPCMSPASRPLDLSESDQPLDLSVKKRQPEEDENMNIVVRRTPPPVSRRIPSPKYVSPLHDYRPPRTQEIPSSSVENEHTAKSVSAQMVHVTSPMATRNPPSIAYPQPLHQGVHQPVPVYSSDCRPLPPASSVRAPFPVMGVSHSPYHLGPPVTSPQMVAGYRGPPPGSQGHPALYQVGDRMQKGLPPPPPDASALPGMSTIKPRERYACKFCGKVFPRSANLTRHLRTHTGEQPYKCKFCERSFSISSNLQRHVRNIHNKEKPYKCRLCDRAFGQQTNLDRHMKKHDSDGPTILDGSPKRYSSRPKEEDLQMQSPGKELSDKSREDMQAIDDEDDEDEYIDVEEDDDEEEEEELGEKESEKISCAVTIKSSPSICPMDIDASENNMTQPVAVIST; this is encoded by the coding sequence ATGTTGGTGCCGAGGGCTGCCCCAGTCTGCGCCATGCCTGCTGCCTCGCCCTCACGCCCAGGCCCCCACATTCCAAGACCTTTCACGCCTGCTCCTGGTTATGCCCAGTACCAAATGGCCGCAGCGCACGTTTCTCAGATACCCGCCGGGTATCACATTCGCCCCCCTGGCCCGGGCCCCAGGTACCTTGGAGTACCACCTAAAAACCACTTAGCGGCTGCTCTCACTCAGCCTTCCCCTCCTGCTTTCCCGAAATCTCGGTCCCCAAGGCCATCTCTGGTTCACTATGAAGCGTCCGGGCCTCCTGCGAGATCAATGCCATCAAGTTTCAGACCTGTGGGAATCCATGGATCTTTGAGTTCACCGAAGCAAGCATCGGTGTGCCCGGAAGCAAGAAGTTCTTATCCTGCTCCAGATCTACCTGACAGTCACCCTATGCCATGGTCATCGGATGCCCCGCTACCAGCGTCTGACATGCCCTTTGATCTCTCTACACATAACCGTGAACCGTGCATGTCACCAGCCTCTAGACCCTTAGACCTTTCCGAGTCAGATCAACCATTAGACCTTAGTGTGAAGAAACGCCAGCCGGAGGAAgacgaaaatatgaacattgtAGTTCGAAGGACGCCTCCTCCCGTCTCGAGAAGAATTCCCTCTCCAAAGTACGTTTCCCCCTTACACGATTATCGACCTCCTCGAACGCAGGAAATTCCTTCTTCTTCGGTGGAAAACGAACACACTGCAAAGAGTGTCAGTGCCCAGATGGTGCATGTTACTAGTCCAATGGCCACCAGAAACCCTCCGTCTATCGCGTATCCTCAGCCTCTCCACCAAGGGGTCCATCAACCTGTCCCTGTATACTCTAGTGATTGTCGACCACTACCTCCAGCTTCGTCAGTTAGGGCACCGTTCCCGGTTATGGGGGTTTCCCACTCACCATATCATTTGGGACCTCCCGTAACTTCCCCTCAGATGGTCGCTGGGTATAGAGGACCACCTCCGGGCTCACAAggtcatccagcattataccaagTTGGTGATCGTATGCAAAAGGGTCTACCACCCCCACCACCTGACGCCTCTGCACTGCCAGGAATGTCTACAATAAAACCGAGGGAGAGATACGCTTGCAAGTTTTGCGGGAAAGTTTTCCCCAGATCGGCGAATCTTACGCGACATCTAAGAACCCATACCGGTGAACAGCCATACAAATGTAAGTTTTGTGAGAGATCCTTCAGTATATCGTCGAACCTGCAGCGACACGTCCGTAATATCCATAACAAAGAGAAGCCTTACAAGTGCCGTCTTTGCGACCGAGCTTTTGGCCAACAAACTAATCTCGATCGTCATATGAAGAAGCACGATTCTGATGGTCCAACCATCTTGGATGGCAGCCCTAAAAGGTATTCCTCTCGCCCAAAGGAAGAGGACTTGCAGATGCAGTCACCTGGTAAGGAGCTGTCAGATAAAAGTAGAGAAGATATGCAGGCAATAGACGATGAAGACGATGAAGACGAGTACATTGACGTTGAAGAAGATGAtgacgaagaggaagaggaagaacttggagaaaaagagagtgagaaaatATCGTGTGCTGTAACTATCAAATCTTCGCCGAGTATATGTCCGATGGATATAGATGCGTCTGAAAACAATATGACTCAGCCCGTGGCTGTTATATCTACGTGA